The Candidatus Delongbacteria bacterium genome contains a region encoding:
- a CDS encoding PAS domain S-box protein: MGNSKTWTHILILALVVLVAGGGLFYAVQRNRLCREAEDNLRTITEFKARQISNWFLERQGDAAILGATLSLSDEVDQLLVAASRATHPIEATRSERYVKSAFERIRTHYGFREVQLVNHQGRVVVSVAGLAKELDPDKREAVLAAMRDGQPRLVDLHVCANGNTPHLSWVAPVRSVRAPEGAAIGVVVLMADAADFLYPLIQSWPRSSRTAETVLVRQVGDSVVFLNDLRHKPGTALRYRLPLTQSDLPAVWAVTEGDAVRHGKDYRGVDVLAATRFVEGTPWAIVSKEDAAEALSFMRHQSTLVILVVVVLLLAIGIGLALVRQREERHHLHVLLQKERELGRAARHHQVVLQSIGDAVMATDAEGRVDLMNPEAERQTGWTLEQAHGKPLEEIFQIVNEETGDTVESPVSRVIRERKVVGLANHTLLINRAGDRHPIADSGAPIEEDDGTLSGVVLVFRDQTEERIAKGALEQSERRFRSTFEQAAVGMAHTDSEGRVLRANEATCRMLGYTQAELASMTYHQVSHPDEFAEDLVARIKLMAGTEASVSREKQLLRKDGSLFWATVTVSLVRDTNGEPAYFISVLQDITTKRQAKEALRRMKYCVDNASDMVFWIAPDGRILYTNKAAEVQTGYPIDELLTLSIYDLDIELRHDDWPKHFNGLREQGSILFETQHRHKDGHAYPVEAHATYVSFDGQEFNFAFARDISSRKEAEREQEALRGQLVQSQKMEAVGRLAGGVAHDFNNILQALLGYGNMLQEVMPADSEAAEFADEIVNGAHRAAALTRQLLAFSRKQNIQPRVLDLNDTIVGMLKLLGRLIAEEIDLQWHPANNLQPVRMDPEQINQVLVNLVVNARDAIEGTGAITIETDAAVFDEEYCGHHEGAVPGSYVVLAVSDTGCGMDELVKAKIFEPFYTTKGLGKGTGLGLATVYGVVKQNGGFINVYSEPNQGTTFRIYLPIHEGGIVEETAGQPAGPIYHGTETILVVEDERPLLRFAEQLLKSMGYTVIAAESPMRALELAQAYPAPIHLLLTDVIMPQMSGRELYNALLKQRPDLPCLYMSGYTSNVIAHRSILEEGVHFLAKPFTRQELATKLRVILDVQ; this comes from the coding sequence ATGGGCAACTCGAAGACCTGGACGCACATCTTGATCCTTGCCCTTGTCGTGCTGGTGGCGGGCGGCGGTCTGTTCTACGCCGTCCAGCGAAACCGCTTGTGCCGGGAAGCCGAAGACAACCTGCGCACGATCACCGAATTCAAAGCACGCCAGATCTCGAATTGGTTCCTGGAGCGCCAGGGAGATGCTGCCATCCTGGGGGCCACGCTGTCCTTGTCGGACGAGGTCGACCAGCTGCTGGTGGCCGCATCTAGAGCGACCCACCCAATCGAAGCCACGCGGTCCGAGCGGTATGTCAAATCCGCGTTTGAGCGAATTCGAACACACTATGGATTCCGTGAAGTCCAGCTGGTGAACCACCAGGGCCGCGTAGTGGTCAGCGTCGCGGGCCTGGCCAAAGAGCTCGATCCAGATAAGCGGGAGGCGGTCCTGGCGGCCATGCGGGATGGGCAACCGCGCTTGGTCGACTTGCACGTGTGCGCCAACGGAAATACCCCGCATTTGAGCTGGGTCGCGCCCGTGCGGAGTGTCCGGGCCCCAGAGGGCGCGGCGATCGGCGTGGTCGTGTTGATGGCCGATGCCGCAGACTTCCTTTATCCCCTCATCCAGTCGTGGCCGCGAAGCAGCCGCACGGCCGAAACCGTGTTGGTCCGCCAAGTGGGTGACAGCGTGGTCTTCTTGAACGATCTGCGCCACAAGCCCGGCACGGCGCTTCGGTATCGCCTGCCACTGACCCAGAGCGACCTGCCTGCGGTGTGGGCGGTGACGGAGGGCGATGCGGTCCGCCATGGCAAGGACTACCGTGGGGTTGATGTTTTGGCCGCGACCCGGTTCGTGGAGGGCACGCCGTGGGCCATTGTCTCCAAAGAGGATGCCGCAGAGGCCCTGTCCTTCATGCGCCACCAGTCGACCCTGGTCATCCTCGTGGTGGTCGTTCTTCTGCTCGCCATCGGGATCGGGTTGGCCTTGGTGCGACAGCGTGAAGAGCGCCACCACCTTCACGTGCTTCTGCAGAAGGAGCGAGAGCTGGGACGGGCGGCCCGCCATCACCAGGTCGTGCTGCAGTCCATTGGCGACGCGGTCATGGCAACAGACGCCGAAGGCCGGGTTGACTTGATGAATCCGGAAGCGGAGCGACAGACCGGTTGGACGCTTGAACAGGCCCATGGTAAGCCGCTGGAAGAGATCTTCCAGATCGTCAACGAGGAAACGGGCGACACGGTGGAAAGCCCCGTGTCGCGGGTCATCCGGGAGCGCAAAGTGGTGGGCCTGGCCAACCACACGCTGCTGATCAACCGCGCAGGAGACCGGCATCCCATCGCGGACAGCGGTGCACCCATTGAAGAGGACGATGGCACCCTGTCTGGCGTGGTGCTGGTCTTCCGTGATCAGACGGAGGAACGCATTGCCAAGGGCGCGCTGGAGCAAAGCGAGCGTCGCTTCCGGTCCACGTTTGAGCAGGCCGCCGTTGGCATGGCCCACACGGACAGCGAAGGCCGCGTGCTGCGCGCCAACGAGGCCACATGCCGCATGCTGGGCTACACGCAAGCGGAACTGGCCAGCATGACGTATCACCAAGTGAGCCACCCGGACGAGTTTGCAGAAGACCTGGTCGCGCGGATCAAACTGATGGCGGGAACCGAGGCCTCGGTGTCGCGCGAAAAGCAGCTGCTGCGAAAGGATGGGAGCCTGTTCTGGGCCACCGTGACCGTGTCGCTGGTCCGTGATACAAACGGAGAGCCGGCCTACTTCATCTCGGTGCTGCAGGACATCACTACCAAGCGTCAGGCCAAGGAAGCCCTGCGGCGCATGAAATACTGCGTGGATAACGCATCTGACATGGTCTTTTGGATTGCCCCAGATGGCAGGATTCTCTACACCAACAAGGCGGCCGAAGTCCAAACCGGATACCCGATAGACGAGCTGCTTACGCTTTCCATCTATGACCTGGACATAGAACTGCGCCATGATGATTGGCCCAAGCACTTCAACGGTCTGAGAGAGCAAGGGTCGATCCTGTTTGAGACCCAGCATCGGCACAAGGATGGCCATGCATACCCTGTGGAAGCCCACGCTACCTACGTGTCGTTTGATGGTCAGGAGTTCAACTTTGCCTTTGCCCGTGACATCTCGTCCCGAAAGGAGGCAGAGCGGGAGCAGGAAGCCCTGCGCGGCCAGCTGGTGCAGTCCCAGAAAATGGAAGCCGTAGGCCGCCTGGCCGGCGGCGTGGCCCACGATTTCAACAATATCCTGCAAGCCCTGCTTGGGTACGGCAACATGCTGCAAGAGGTGATGCCCGCGGACAGCGAAGCGGCGGAGTTTGCAGATGAGATCGTGAACGGCGCGCACCGCGCCGCGGCCTTGACACGCCAGCTGCTGGCGTTCAGTCGCAAGCAGAACATCCAGCCCCGCGTGTTGGATCTCAATGACACCATCGTGGGAATGCTGAAGCTCTTGGGCCGCCTCATTGCTGAGGAGATTGACCTGCAGTGGCATCCCGCAAACAACCTGCAGCCCGTTCGCATGGACCCAGAACAGATCAACCAGGTCTTGGTGAACCTGGTGGTCAATGCCCGTGACGCCATCGAAGGGACAGGTGCGATCACCATCGAAACCGATGCGGCCGTCTTTGATGAGGAGTACTGCGGGCACCACGAAGGAGCGGTTCCAGGCAGCTACGTCGTGCTGGCTGTGAGCGACACGGGTTGTGGCATGGACGAACTGGTGAAGGCCAAGATCTTTGAACCGTTCTACACGACGAAGGGCCTGGGCAAAGGCACGGGCCTTGGCCTGGCCACCGTCTATGGTGTCGTGAAGCAAAATGGTGGGTTCATCAACGTCTACAGCGAGCCCAATCAGGGCACGACCTTCCGCATCTATCTGCCCATCCACGAGGGCGGGATCGTGGAAGAGACTGCCGGACAACCTGCCGGCCCCATCTACCACGGCACGGAGACCATCCTGGTGGTGGAGGACGAGCGGCCCCTGCTTCGCTTCGCCGAACAGCTCCTGAAGAGCATGGGGTACACGGTGATTGCCGCTGAGAGTCCCATGCGCGCCCTGGAACTGGCCCAGGCGTACCCGGCACCCATCCACCTGCTGCTGACCGACGTGATCATGCCCCAGATGAGCGGCCGCGAGCTCTACAACGCCCTTCTCAAGCAGCGGCCGGACCTGCCGTGCCTGTACATGTCGGGCTACACGAGCAACGTCATTGCGCACCGGAGTATCCTTGAGGAAGGCGTCCATTTCTTGGCCAAGCCCTTCACGCGCCAGGAGCTAGCCACGAAGTTGCGGGTCATCCTGGACGTGCAGTGA
- a CDS encoding 3'-5' exonuclease yields the protein MPRHYMIDIETWDTAPSAVIRAIAIVGFDLKDGTYTLDATRSSVTDCRRTVDEQIQAGRTVSTETVAWWASQEKSLGNMLDSSREVAHIEVFKPYRLAEVETHLRDELHGLVTDPGACIWSRGHFDIAILEHLLLAAGCPVPWSPKQVRDVRTLDEITPPIESQMPHHPLADCLAEIQQVCAALGTAHRGVSSRASLHVQDDPQLRG from the coding sequence ATGCCCCGTCACTACATGATCGACATCGAGACCTGGGACACGGCGCCATCGGCCGTCATCCGCGCCATTGCCATCGTGGGCTTCGACCTGAAGGACGGCACCTACACCCTCGACGCGACCCGCTCCAGCGTCACCGACTGCCGTCGCACCGTGGACGAACAGATCCAGGCCGGCCGTACGGTGTCCACCGAGACCGTGGCCTGGTGGGCCAGCCAGGAGAAATCCCTTGGGAACATGCTCGACAGCAGCCGGGAAGTCGCCCACATCGAGGTCTTCAAGCCCTACCGGCTCGCCGAGGTAGAGACGCACCTGCGGGACGAGCTGCACGGCCTCGTCACCGACCCGGGCGCCTGCATCTGGAGCCGCGGCCACTTCGACATCGCCATCCTGGAGCACCTGCTGCTGGCCGCCGGCTGCCCGGTCCCCTGGAGCCCCAAGCAAGTGCGTGACGTGCGCACACTGGACGAGATCACCCCGCCCATCGAATCCCAGATGCCCCACCATCCCCTGGCCGACTGCCTGGCGGAAATCCAGCAAGTGTGCGCGGCTCTGGGAACAGCGCACCGTGGGGTGTCCAGCAGGGCATCACTGCACGTCCAGGATGACCCGCAACTTCGTGGCTAG